One stretch of Thalassophryne amazonica chromosome 19, fThaAma1.1, whole genome shotgun sequence DNA includes these proteins:
- the foxa1 gene encoding hepatocyte nuclear factor 3-alpha — translation MLGSVKMEGHEAPDWSGYYSEEVYSPMTGGGMGSGLGMGSMSGYMSTSGTTSGSFNMSYSGTGLSPAPVTAMGGSGASAAMSGLGGGVATISGALSPSNMSSVSAQQASMGLNPYGGMSPAMSPTMTYSGSGLNRGRDNKAFRRSYPHAKPPYSYISLITMAIQQAPSKMLTLSEIYQWIMDLFPYYRQNQQRWQNSIRHSLSFNDCFVKVSRSPDKPGKGSYWTLHPDSGNMFENGCYLRRQKRFKCDKKMSAKSDGRKEQGGGGGIRGGGGASPTGDSSSIKPPGLLDSSILPSSSHSTTPPGLDLRGGSSGASDLKVSGSQLLSSLSLPPHSMAHESQLHIKGDPHYSFNHPFSINNLMSSSEQQHKLDLKAYEALQYSSYGHSGASGLGGRTMEPLEASYYQGVYPRPLLNTS, via the exons ATGCTGGGCTCCGTGAAGATGGAAGGACACGAAGCTCCGGACTGGAGCGGATATTACAGCGAGGAG GTTTACTCTCCAATGACAGGCGGAGGTATGGGCTCAGGTCTTGGGATGGGTTCCATGTCGGGCTACATGTCCACCAGTGGGACCACATCAGGATCCTTCAACATGTCCTACAGTGGTACAGGCCTAAGTCCAGCCCCTGTGACCGCAATGGGAGGTTCAGGGGCGTCTGCAGCCATGTCCGGCCTGGGTGGGGGGGTAGCTACAATTAGCGGGGCTCTGAGTCCATCAAATATGAGCTCAGTGTCAGCCCAGCAGGCCTCAATGGGACTGAACCCTTACGGTGGTATGAGTCCAGCCATGAGTCCCACGATGACATACAGTGGAAGTGGGCTGAACCGCGGCCGCGACAACAAGGCGTTCAGGCGGAGTTACCCACACGCAAAGCCACCGTACTCCTACATCTCCCTCATCACCATGGCGATCCAGCAGGCACCCAGTAAGATGCTGACACTGAGTGAGATCTACCAGTGGATCATGGACCTGTTCCCTTATTACCGACAGAACCAGCAGCGATGGCAGAACTCCATCCGACACTCGCTGTCCTTCAACGACTGCTTTGTCAAGGTGTCCCGCTCACCGGACAAGCCAGGAAAGGGTTCATACTGGACCCTGCACCCAGACTCTGGAAACATGTTTGAGAACGGCTGCTACCTCCGCCGGCAGAAGAGGTTCAAGTGTGACAAGAAGATGTCGGCAAAATCAGACGGAAGGAAGGAGCAAGGCGGAGGCGGGGGCATTAGAGGAGGAGGAGGCGCATCGCCTACTGGGGATTCCAGCAGCATCAAACCACCTGGACTCTTGGACTCGTCTATTCTGCCCTCCTCCAGCCACTCAACCACTCCTCCTGGCCTGGACCTCCGGGGAGGAAGCAGCGGGGCGTCAGACCTGAAAGTGTCTGGCTCCCAGCTCCTGTCCTCCTTGTCCTTACCGCCACACTCCATGGCACATGAATCCCAGCTACACATCAAAGGAGATCCCCACTACTCCTTCAACCACCCGTTCTCCATTAATAATTTAATGTCGTCTTCGGAGCAGCAGCACAAACTGGACCTGAAGGCCTACGAGGCCCTTCAGTACTCATCCTACGGCCACAGCGGGGCCTCCGGCCTCGGGGGGAGAACCATGGAGCCTCTGGAGGCCTCCTACTACCAGGGTGTGTATCCCAGACCGCTTCTCAACACCTCGTAG